TTTCGCATTTAAACACGATTGATTCAAATGGTAAACATATAACTGCGTAATAAAAGAATAGTTCTGTGGCAAATTTCTAGAAAATTATCGCAGAAATTGAAAAATCCTCAATTTCGAGCCATTTCGGCAGGTTGCTGCTTGTTAGTGGATGGGATACTGCACAACTTACCCGATAGCTAAGGTCTTCGCTAAACATGGTCGTTCAACGGCTTGGAAAAGTTATATTGTCCCAATCTACCTTAAATTTTGTATTTTTCTGTTGGCGCATTAGATCTACTATTTTCTCAATTGAGTAACTAATATATCGATTCAACAAATCAACGCATTCATTCAAAGACATTTGCCCTTTTTTAATTTCTAATGTTGAGCCGTGAACAATCTTACTACGCATACTATAGGCTGATTTAAAGAATCTATAAATCTCTCTTTGCTTATTAGGATCTTGTTCAAGAAATAATGCTGCTCTGTGTGAGAGCCTATAATTTAATTCTCCATTTACGTCACTCTCTGATTGAAGAAATATCGCTTCCGCAGCTATCATTAAATCGATAATTTTATCTTCGTATGCGGATTTAAGTACGGATTGAGAATAACGGCTAAGAGCGACAACGAGAAAATTTGGTAAATTAATGCTTACTAAGTTTAACCTTCTCCAAAGATCAATTGCTCGGCCCTCCTCTCCATTTTTCAAATTATACTCTGAATTAACATTTGGTCTAGATGAAGTGTGTTGTAATAGATAACTGCTTTTAAACAAACCCGTATAATTTACTATTTTTCCAGCCGACGAAACCGTGCCTGCTTTGAATAATTGGAGAGAGGTAATTATCAGTTCTTCCCAAGAAATTTTGGTTTCGGTATTTCTTGTTACTGGAAAAGAGCGCGGCCCTATTTGTTTCTTATAACGTTTACGTCTCACTATACCAAACTCATAAACAACTAGCACAATGTCACTGTGCGGCGATTGTATTGAGAGGTGAATTCCGGAGTTTAATAAAATCGAAATTTCTTTCGGTTTAAGCTTCTCAATAGTTAAGTCATCGTCCAATTGAAGGGATTCTGCTTCGGCTCGAAAACCGAATAGAGGGGCTATCTCTTCAACTGTAATGTAATCTGCTTCAAAATCTCGTGCAATACTACGGATTTGTGATAAAGCAATTTCGTAATCGAATTCTAATAGGCTGTTTTCTCCTAAAAAAGGAATAAGAGTTTTTCTCATTACTCCTTCGAATGTAACTTGATGACTAAAAAATTCTTCTGTTCCGACAACAGTATTTAATTGGTCCTTTATTTTAGCATCCGATAGAATTAATTTTTCTGCTTTTTGATATGAATCGAGTTGGCTAATTTCTTCTTGAATTTGATGAAATACAATCGGCCAAACGATCAATTGAATATCACGCCTCACGTAATATTCTCTATCGGATTTTTCCCATCGTCGATCAATTGTTGAAAGCAGCCTATCCTTCCTTGCTAGATCGGAAAGAATTTCATGAATATCTTCTGCGGTGCAAGCTAAGGCGTTTTCTACAATTTCATCCATAATTTATCCTGGTATTAACATTATAATACCAAAATCAATTTTTTATTATGTTATTGAAACCTCTTTTCTAGTTTCCGTTTGGTATTACCCATTGAACTACGATTTGCAGATATTTAATAATCCAAAGATGGTATTTGAGTAATTTAATCTATTATAAATTCAAGATAGTGAGACTTTGAGGCCCGAGCAAATAATTCGGAAATGCTTTCGACTTTTAATACAGGAAATTCCTTGTGAATTCCTTCCGCAAATAGTAGGTCTTTTTCCAGTTGAAATATATCATCGTGAATCCAAGTAGCGAAGTCTGTTCCAATCAGCGCGCAGACTTGATAAAGGTAAGGGTGTTCCTTTTTAACTATCTTTATCGTAATATCTTCTAGTTCTGCATTGCTAAACCTTTTGCGAAATTCCGCATACTCCATTGACATCGAGGTCCGCCGAAGGATGAGAGAATTGAGCATCATTTTATTTATATCTTGAAAGATTCTTTTATCTTCTTCAATTGTGATTTCTTTAACTTCAACTACTAAATTCATACATTCTTATCACTTTTGTATAACTCGATAACCTGTCCACATGTCGAATAGATCATTAAGTTGGTCGAAAAAGATTCCTTCCAATAAAGTAAACTTTACAAACCCTTTGGTTAATTCCTTTCCCACTTTAATGTCATAGAGATCATTTCCCTCGTTG
This region of Leptospira andrefontaineae genomic DNA includes:
- a CDS encoding HEPN domain-containing protein → MDEIVENALACTAEDIHEILSDLARKDRLLSTIDRRWEKSDREYYVRRDIQLIVWPIVFHQIQEEISQLDSYQKAEKLILSDAKIKDQLNTVVGTEEFFSHQVTFEGVMRKTLIPFLGENSLLEFDYEIALSQIRSIARDFEADYITVEEIAPLFGFRAEAESLQLDDDLTIEKLKPKEISILLNSGIHLSIQSPHSDIVLVVYEFGIVRRKRYKKQIGPRSFPVTRNTETKISWEELIITSLQLFKAGTVSSAGKIVNYTGLFKSSYLLQHTSSRPNVNSEYNLKNGEEGRAIDLWRRLNLVSINLPNFLVVALSRYSQSVLKSAYEDKIIDLMIAAEAIFLQSESDVNGELNYRLSHRAALFLEQDPNKQREIYRFFKSAYSMRSKIVHGSTLEIKKGQMSLNECVDLLNRYISYSIEKIVDLMRQQKNTKFKVDWDNITFPSR